A stretch of DNA from Oryzomicrobium terrae:
CGGCACCGCCGGCCACATCGACCACGGCAAGACCACCCTGATCCGTGCCCTGACCGGCGTCGACACCGACCGGCTGCCCGAGGAAAAACGCCGCGGCATCTCCATCCAGCTCGGCTACGCCTACCTGCCGGACGGGGCGGCGGGGGAGGGGGCTGGTACAGGTAGCGCCGCCGACTTCGGCTTCATCGATGTGCCGGGCCACGAGAAATTTATCCCCACCATGCTCGCCGGCGCCGCAGGCATTGACCTGGCCCTGCTGGTGGTGGCCGCCGATGACGGGGTGATGCCCCAGACCCGGGAGCACCTGGCCATCCTCACCCTGCTCGGCATCGCCCAGGGCGGCGTTGCCATCACCAAGTGCGACCGGGCGGACGCTGCCCGCATCGCCCAGGTGGAGCGAGAGGTGGCCGCCCTGCTGGCGGGCACGCCCCTGGCCGGCTCGCCCTGCTTCCCGGTGGCCGCCGCCAACGGCCCGGCCGACCCGGGCGTGGCGACCCTCAAGACCTGGCTGCTGGCCCAAGGTGGCGATACCGGCGCGGCGCGGGACAAGGTGGATGGCCGGGGCTTTCGCCTCGCCATCGACCGCAGCTTCGCCCTGGCCGGCGCCGGCACCGTGGTCACCGGCACCGCCTTCGCCGGCCGGGTGCAGGTCGGCGACAAGCTCACCGTGTTCGCCCCGGAGCGAGGGGTGGCGGCAACGGTGCGGGTGCGCAGCCTGCATGCCAACAACCGGCCGGCCGACGCCGGCCATGCCGGCCAGCGCCTGGCTCTGGCCCTGGTGGGCATCGACCACGGCGCCGTGGAACGGGGCGACTGGCTGGTGGCGGACTTCCTCGCCCGCCCCGCCGAGCGCACCCGGGTGGACGTGCGGCTCTCCCTGCTCGCCGACGCCCCCCGGCCCCTGACCCACTGGAGTGCGGTGCATCTGCACCATGGCGCCGCCCAAGTCACCGCCCGGGTGGCCCTGCTCAACGAAACCGGTACCCTGGCGCCCGGCGATTCCGGTTACGCCCAGTTGGTGCTCGACCGGCCCCTGGCGGTGTGTCACGGCGACCGGCTGGTGCTGCGCGACGGCGCCGCCCAAGCCACCCTGGCCGGGGCGGTGGCCCTGGACCCCTTTGGCCCGGCGCGGCGGCGCAAGAGCCCGGAGCGCCTGGCCCTGCTTGCCACCCTGGAAGTCGCCGATCCGCAGCGGCGCCTGCACGCCTTGATCGATGCGGCCCCCTGGGGCGTGGATTTGGCCGAACTGGCCTGCGCCCACAACCTGGCCGCTGCCGCCCACGTGCCGTCCGACCTGGCCTTGCCGCCCGGCGCCGTGCTGGCGCCCCGCGCCGGACGGGTCTTTTCCGCGACCCGCTGGCAGGCGTTGCAGGACGTGGTGGCGGCCCGCCTGGCCGCGCACCACGAGGCCTTTGCCGATGAAGTGGGGGTGGAGCGGGAGCGCCTGCGCCGCATGGCCTTGCCCCAGCTGGCATCGACGGCCTTCTTCGACCTGCTCGAAGCGCTGCGCGATGCGGGCCGCATTGTCCTTTCCGGGGCCGCCTGGCACCTGCCCGAACATACGGTGGAGCTGGATGCCCGGGAACGCCTGCGGGCCGAAAAGCTGCTGCCCTGGCTACGGGACGAACCCTTCGACCCGCCCTGGGTGCGCGACATTGCCCAACGCCTGGGCGAACCGGAAAGCGAAACCCGGCGGCTCCTCAAGAAGCTGGCGGCCCGGGGTGAGGCCTACCAGGTGGTGAAAGACCTGTTCTATGCGCCCGAGGCCCTGAGCCGCCTGGTGGCGATCGTCGCCAGCCTGGCCGGTGCGGGGGAAGAGGGCAGTGAACCGGGCCGGCTCGGGCTGGTCAAGGCCGCCGATTTCCGCGATGCCACGGGGCTCGGCCGCAAGCGAGCGATCCAGATCCTCGAATATTTCGACCGGGTGGGCTATACCCGGCGCATCGGTAGTGGCGCCGCCCAGGCCCATGGGCTTCGGGGCGAGCCGCCGGTCAGGTAGAATCCGCCCACCCGAGGCCGGCTGCAGCGGCGCCGGGGCGTTGTTTGTGTGTTTCTCGTCAGTGCGGAAGGGCGGCGTTCCCCGGTGGGGCGGCCGGTCTTCAAAACCGGAGGGGGCCGTCAGTCGGTCCCCGGTGGGTTCGACTCCCATTCCCTTCCGCCAGTCCCCCGCCGTAATAATCCGTGCCGGGAGGCAAGGAGGCCGTGATGAGTAAAACCGCGCTGAATATCCACGAGGCTGCCCAGGTGCTGGTCCAGGCGGCATTCTCGACCCACGATGCGGAAGTCGCGCTGGCCCAGGCGATCGAGCACGGGGAGTTGCACGCCAACGTCAAGCGCTGGGCGTCGGAACAGTGGGCCGGTAAGCAATTGCCGGGCAACATCGTCCCCGTGGAAACCTTCATCGAGCGAACCGACTTGAACGCCTGGTTGGCCGCCAAAGGATTGGGCGTCCGCGCCGATTGACGGCGCGACCCTGCAGAGGCCGCACCCGTAGCCGTAGGCCTATTGTCCGCACCGACGCCGGTCTGGCGGGCCCCGCGCGGGCGTAGGCGACGTGGCCGCTCCAGGGCTGCATTTCCTGGCTTTTGCCGGCCAGCCTGCCGGGGATGCTTTGCCTATCACTTGTCCACTACCACCCCAGATGCGCGTGCTAGCTCCCGCTTGAGATGAAACTCCCGCTCGAACGACTCATTCTCTCGGCCTTCGCCATCGGCTTCGCGGTGTTCGTTGCCGCGGCCTGGTTGGCGATCAAGGACGGGCGCGCCTACCTGGAGAGCGAGCAGCGCATCTTGCGCATCAACGAAACCCTGCTGGCCTTGGAGCAAGTGCTGGGCAACCTGCGCGATGCCGAAACCGGCCAGCGCGGCTACCTGCTGACCGGTGAGGCCGGTTACCTGGAGCCCTATTTTCGTGCCAATCGGCGCCAGGATCAGTTGCTCGCTTACTTGCGCGAGCGACTCGACGACGACCCCCAGTGGGCACCCCTGCTCGACGAAATGGAAACCCTGCGTCGGGAGAAGATGACCGAGCTGGCCTTCACTATCCACTTGCGCAACACCAAGGGCCTGGAGGCGGCCATGCGCGTGGTGGATAGTGGCCAGGGCAAGGAAACCATGGACCGGCTGCGGGTGGTCATCGATTTGCCCTACCACACCAAGCAGGACGAATTGCGCCAGGAAGTGGCCGACAGCAAGGAGCGGGCGCGCCAGTCACGCTTCAGCCTGATGTTCTTCGGCGGTATCACCCTGCTCGGCCTGATCGGCACCTACTGGGCGGTGGCCGAGGATATCCGGGGCAAGCGCCTGCTGCGCGAGCGGCTTGCCCATGAGGCCACCCACGATGCGCTCACCGGGCTGCCCAATCGCCGCTATTTCATGGACTGGCTGACCCGCCTGGTGGCCCAGGCAGAGCGGCGCGGCCGGCCGGTGGCCCTGCTGTTCATCGACCTGGACGGTTTCAAGAGCGTGAACGACCGCTTCGGCCACGAGGTCGGCGATGCCCTGCTCCAGGAGGTGGCCAATCGCTTCCAGCGCCTGGTGCGGGAAAGCGATGTGCTGGCACGCTTGGCCGGCGACGAATTCGCCGTGTTGATGCCCGAAGTGGCTTCCCCATCGGATGCGGAGCACCTGGCCCGGCGCCTGATCGCTGGACTCGATCCGGCCGCCAACCGGCCGTTGCTGCGGGCCCAGCCCGAAGCCTCGGTCGGCGCCAGCATCGGTATCGCCCTGGCCAGCGGCGGTAATCCGGATATGCTGGTGGCCGAGGCCGACGAGGCCATGTACGCGGCCAAGGCGGCCGGCAAGAACTGCTTCCGCCTGGCGCCGCCCCGGCCGGTTGCGGCCGCTGCCGCCACCCTGCCCGACGCCTGATTGTTGAGGCGTTGCGGCGTTTTTCTGTCCCTTCCCGAATCCTGCAACCCATGTCCGAACTGCGCGGCTGCTCCTTCCCCGACGACCTGCTCTACTGGCCGGAAAACCACCTGTGGTTTCGCCGCGACGGTGACGGCCTGCTGACCGTCGGCATCACACCCCTGGGCCTGGCCCTGTCCGGCGAGATCATCCTGTACTCGCCCAAGCCCCTGGGGGTGGAGCTGGATCCGGGGCGTTCCTTCGCCCTGCTCGAAGCGGGTAAGACCGTTTTTCCGATCAAGACGCCCCTGACGGTGCGCATGGCGGCGGCCAACCCGGCTCTCGATCCCGTCGCCACACCACTGAACAAGGACCCCTACGGCGTCTGGCTGGCCCGTCTTGCCCCACTCAAATGGGACGAGGAGCAGGGCGCCCTGCATCCCTTTCCTGCCGCCCGAGCCGAATTCGAACGGATCATGGACGTGTATGCCTTTAGCGATCCGGCCAGCTTCACGCCGCCCCTGACCCTGGAGCACCTGCGTGACTACTGAGGCAAGCGCACCGCCCCTGGCCACCCGCCTGGCGATCCTGGTCTGGGGGGCCGACCCCGAGGCGCCGCAGCGCTGCGCCACCCCCTTCTATTTCGCTGCCACGGCGGCGGCCTTCGACGCCGAGGTGGAGATGTACTTCACCGCCCGGGCCGTGGAGCTGCTGCGCGCCGGCGTGGCCGAAACCCTTCGGGCGGCCGAAGGCGACGCCAACGCCGCGGGCAAGACGGTTGCCCACTTCCTGCGCGAGGCCGCGGCCCTGGGCGTGAAAATGTTCGCCTGCCCCACGGCCATGGCCGCCCAGGGACTGCCCGCCGCCGAACTGCGCCGCGAAGTCACCGGCCAGGCGGGGGCGGCGGCCTACATCGGCCGCACCCTGGATCCGGCCTGGCGGACATTGACCTTCTAGCAACAGGGATGGGGTTGCCGGTCAAAATTGGCCATCGTACCGATGCGGTGGGGCGGCGAGCTGGGGTATAGTCCGCACATAACTCAACCTTTGGCGATACTCTCGGGAGAACGGTCATGACTTTTGTCGTCACCGACAACTGCATCAAGTGCAAATACACCGACTGCGTGGATGTCTGTCCTGTCGATTGCTTCCACGAAGGCCCCAACTTCCTGGTGATCGACCCGGACGAGTGCATCGACTGCTCGATCTGCGTGCCCGAGTGCCCGGCCGAGGCCATCTACGCCGAGGACGACGTGCCCCAGGCCCAGATCCAGTTCATCGCCCTCAACGCCGAGCTGGCCAAGCAGTGGCCGGTGCTGGCCGAGAAGAAGGATTCCCTGCCCGACGCCGACGACTGGAACGGCACCCCGGATAAGCTCAAGCACCTGGAGCGCTGACCGCTTGACCCTGCGCGATACCGCTCCCACGCTCCACACCCTGCCGCCCGGCCCGGACTTTCTGGACCGGGCGGCGGTCTTTGTGCTGGACGCCTTTGCCGCCGCCGGCTGCGATCCCGGCCAGGGCTGGGTGATCGCCCCCAACCTGCATCTGGCCGGGGAACTGCGCCGGGCCATTGCCCGGGCCGCCGGGCGCCCCATCCTGCTGCCGCGTTGCGACACCCTGGTGCGCCTGGCCGCCGCCCAGCCCTTGCCGCCGGGCTGCCCCGATCCCCTGCCGGATTCTGCCCGCCTGCTGCTGCTGCGCCAGGCCCTGGCCGGCCGGCCCTGGTTTCACGACCGGGCCCTGTGGCACGTCGCCGCCGAACTGCTCAACCTGTTCGACGAACTGACCGCCCACGCGGTGCGCCTGCCTGGCAGCGCCGAGGATTTTGTTGCCCGCCTGGAAGCCGCCTACCGCCTCACCGCCAGCCAGCCCCTGGCCATGGAAGCCCGCCTGGTGCACGAGCTGTGGCGGGTGCTGAGCGACGATCCCCGTCCCGACAGTGCCGCCGCCCATGCCCTGCGCCTGGGCGCCCTGGCCGAATCCGCCAACCGCCCCCTGGTGGTGGTGTGCGAACGTCCCTGGGAAGGCGCCGAGGCCGAGTTCCTCGCCGCCTATGCTCGCCATGCGCCCCTCACCGTGATCCACCCAGCGGAACGGGCTGCCGTGGCCGCGCCCCTACCCCGGGTTCTCGCCGCCGCCTGGCCGGCGGCCCGGAACGGCGATGGTGCCGGCGAACGGTCCGTGCCACCCCTGGCCGAACGGGCCCGGGCTGTGGCGGCGGAGCTGGCGGCCGCATCGGGCGTGGTCACGGCCGCCAGCCAGGCGGAACCGGAGGTCGACACGGCGGCAACCCCGTCGCCCGCTGCAGCTTCCCGCCCCTCCGATGCTCCTCTGTCCGACCGGCTCGCCCTGATCCCCGCCCGGGGCCGGGAAGCCGAGGCCCGGGCCGCTACCGCCCAGGTGCTGGCCTGGCTGGGGGAGGGCCGTACCCGCCTGGCCCTGATCGCCCAGGACCGTCTCACCGCCCGCCGGGTGCGCGCCCTGCTGGAGCGCTACGGCGTGCGCGTCGCCGACGAGACCGGCTGGAAACTCTCCACGGCCCGGGCCGCCACCCTCACCGACAGTCTGCTCGAAGTGGCCCTTGGCCAGGCCGGGCGTCACCGCAGCGAGGCCGGTGGCGGGCAGGGCGGCGCCTACCACCGGGACGTCCTCGACCTGGCCAAGTCGCCCTTTGCCCTGGCCGACTGGCCGGCCGGCCGCCGCGAGGCCGCCGCCACCGCCTTGGAAAAGGCCGTCGCCCGAGCCAACGTGCGCACGGGCCTGGACCGCTTCCGCCGCGCCCTGGCCCAGGAGGCGGAACGCCTCGGCCGGGAAGGGGCTGCGCCGGCCCCTTCCGCCGAGGAGCAGGCCCTGGCAGCCGCCCAGGATCTGCTCGCCCGCATCGAGGAGGCGATCAACCGCCTCGGCCGCCGCGCCGCGCCCCTGCCCGAATGGATCGGCCGTCTGACCTGGGCCCTGGAAGGGTTGGCCGCCCTGGAACCGTTGTCCGGCGACGCCGCTGGCGAAGCCCTGTTGACCCTGCTTGCCACCCGGGCCGAGGAACTGGCCGGGGAGACCCTGCCGTTCACCCTGGCCGACTTCCGCCAATGGCTCGACCGGGAATGCGAGGCCGAGACCTTCCGCGACCGCACCATCGTCAGCCCGGTGGTCATGACCCACCTGGCCGCCGCTTTGCTGCGCCCCTTCGACGGCGCCCTGATTCTCGGCGGCGATGCCGAACAACTGGCACCGCCCCGGCCCGAATCGGCCTATTTCAACCAGACGGTGCGCCGCGAATTGGGTTTGCCCGCCCCGGACGGCGCCGCCCGGCTGGAGGCCGATCTGTCCCTTTTGATCGCCACCGTGCCCCGGGTGACCGTGACTTGGCAGGAGGAGCGGGACGGCGAGGCCCGCCTGCTTGCGCCGCCCCTGGACCGCCTCTCCCTGCTGCACCGCCTGGCCTGGGGCGACGACCTGAAGCGCTCGCCCCTGGGGCTGCCCGAGGCGCCGCCCCCGGCCACGTTGGCCGACCTGCCCCTGGTTCCCTTGCCAGCACCCCTGGCCCAGGCCGCCCCGGTGCTTACCCCGGGCGACCTGCCCGAGGCGCTGACGGTAAGCGCCCTGGCCGACCTGGTGGCCTGCCCCTACCGCTTCTTCGCCCGCCGCGTGCTACGCCTCGGCGAGGCCGACGAGGTGGCCGAAGGCCTGGACAAGGCCGGCTATGGCGAATTGATCCACGGTGTGCTGGAACGCTTCCACGGCGCCCATCCGGTCATTGCCGCCCTGGCGCCAGAAGCGGCCCTGGCCGAACTCCAGGCGGCGGTGGACGAAGCCTTCCGCCCGGTGGTGGGCGACCACTACCTGTCGATCGCCTGGCGCCTGCGCTGGGAGGCCCGCCTCACCGCCTATTTGGACTGGCAGCGGCAGCGGGAAGCCGCCGGTTGGCGCTGGCAGGCCGGCGAACAGGCCTTCGCCCGGGCGCTGCCCCTGGCCGACGGCGGCGTGGTGACCCTGAAGGGGCGCATCGACCGTATCGACGTGCACCCGGACGAAGGCACCGCCCTGTTCGACTACAAGCTGAAGCGCATCGACGCCCTGAAGAAGGCCTTGCCCGAGGACGTGCAGCTGCCCGCCTATGGCTGGATGGCCGCCGAGGGCCTGGCGGCCCAGGGGCTGGCCGAGGTCGGCCAGGCGGCCTACGTGGCCCTGGACGACGCCAGCGTCGGCCAGGTGTCGGTGGAGGGCGACCCCGCCGCTGCCGGCCTGGCCCAGGCCGAGCGCTTGGCACGGGCCTATGCCGACATGCGCGCCGGCACGCCGCTGCCCGCCCACGGCAGCCTCAACGCCTGCGCCTGGTGCGAGGCCGCCGGGCTGTGCCGCACCCCGCACCGGGAGTAAGGGCCTGACTTCGGCGCCGACGCGCACCCTCGCTTGCTCCCCGTCTTCTGCCCAGACCTGCCCTGCCAACTCCCCTTGCTTCCCGTCCATTTCCCTTTTTTGCCGCGCCCCCGCCCATGACCACCGACGATCTGATCCGCCAAGCTCTCGATCCGCGCCGTTCAGTGGTGGTGGAAGCCTGCGCCGGCAGTGGCAAGACCTGGCTGCTCGCCTCGCGCATCCTGCGTCTGCTGTTGGCCGGGGTGGCGCCCTCCGAGATCCTGGCCATCACCTTCACCCGCAAGGCCGCCCGGGAGATCGAGGAACGGGTGCGCGGCTGGCTGCGCGACATGGCGGTGGCCGACGACGCGACCCTGGCCCGCTTCCTGGCTGAGCGGGCGGTGCCCATTCCCGCGGCCGACCAGCAGCAGGCCCAGGCCGATGCCCTGCTCAGCCGCGCCCGGGGCCTCTACGAGGCGGTGCTGGCCGCCGAGCCGGGGCTGTCGGTGCATACTTTTCACGGCTGGTTCCTGCAATTGGCCGCCAGCGCGCCGCTGACCGCCGGCTGCGCCGGCGTCTCCCTGGCGGACGCCCCAGCCCGGCTGCTGGCCGAGGTCTGGGAAGCCTTCGCCGAAGAGCAAGGGGCGGCCCCGGATACCCCGGTGGCCCAGGCCTTCCTGCGCCTCCTGGCCGAACAGGGGGGGGAGGGGGCTTACGCCCTGATGGCCGATCTGGCGGGCCGCCGCGCCGAGTGGATGACCCTGGTGGGCGAGGATGAGGACGAGTCGCTGGCGGAGGGTGACCCCGACGGCGGGGCGCCCCTGGCGGCTGAGCGGGCGCTCACCGCCCTGCTGCCGGCCCTGAATCTGGATCAGCCGCCAGCACCGGACGATGCCTATGCCGCCCTGTTTGCCCCGGGCTGGAATCTGGAGTGGCAGGCTCTGCTCGGTGCCCTGGAAGCGGGGACGGCCAAGGAACAGGACCAGGCGGCGGTATTGCGCCAGGCCCTGGAAGAATGCGACCCGGCGCGCCGCTTCGAGCTGCTCTGCGCCATGAGCCTGACCAAGGAAGGAGCGCCTCTGGCGCGCAAACCCAGCGCCGCATCGGCCAAGCGCCTGGGCAGCGAGGCGGCGGCCGAGGCCTTCGTCGCTCGTCATTACCGCCTGTGCGAGGACTTGCTCGCCTGCCGTGCCCGGCTGGCCAACGCTGCCTGCTACGCCTTCAACAGCGACGTGGCCCTGGTCGGCGCCGCCTTCCTCGACGCCCTGGAGCGGCACAAGGCTGCCCGGGGGGTGATCGACTTCGTCGATGCCGAATGGCGTGTGGCCAAACTGCTCGCCGACGACACCCAGGCCGCCTTCCTCCAGGCGCGCCTGGACGCCCGCTACCGCCACATCCTGCTCGACGAGTTCCAGGACACCAACCCGCTGCAATGGGCCATCCTGCGCGGCTGGCTGGCGGCCTATCCGGAAGGGGAGGTGGCGCCCCAGGTATTCCTGGTGGGGGACCCGAAGCAGTCGATCTACCGCTTCCGCCGCGCCGAGCCACGCCTCTTCGCCGCCGCCGCCGATTTCCTCGAACAGCACTTCCATGCCGTCCGCCTGGCCCAGGACCGCACCCGGCGCAACGCCCCGGCTATCATCGCCGGGGTCAATGCCCTGTTTGCCGCCGAGCCCCTGTTCACCCCCTTCCGCGACCAGGAATCCCTGGCCGGCGCCCTGCCCGGACGTATCGAGCTGCTGCCCCTGGTAGCTGACGAGGCTGCAGAGGCTGAGGGGGGCGAGCAGGGCGGTGAAGGCGTGGGGAGCGCCGCGAATGCGACGGCCGGAGCTCCGCCCCTGCGCGACCCGCTGCGTCAGCCCGAGGAGTTGGTCGAGGATTCCCGCCGCGAGCGCGAGGCACGGCTGCTGGCCGCCACCATCGCCCAGGCGGCGGGCCGCTGGGCGGTCTACCCCCAGGGCGCCGGCGGTCCGGTGCGGTCGGCCCGTTACGGCGACTTCCTCATCCTGTCCCGCACCCGGCGGGGTTTTGCCCCGGTGGAAGCGGCCCTGCGCGCCGCCGGCATCCCCTATGTGGCCGCCTCCCGGGGCGGTCTGCTCGGCACCCTGGAAGCCCGGGACCTGGCGGCCCTGATCGCTTTTCTGGTGCTGCCCGCCGACGACCTGGCCCTGGCCCAGGTGCTGCGCTCGCCGTTGTTCGACTTTTCCGACGCCGACCTGCTGGCGGTGAGCCGGACCGGAGGCGGCCCCTGGTGGCTGCGCTTGAAGCGACTGGTCCAGGGCGAGGCGGGGGATGTGCCGGGGGACGCCGGGCGGGATGGACGGGAGGAAAGCGCCCCCGCCGATGCTGCCGCCCTGCCGCGCCGCCGTCGCGCTGTGGTCCTGCTCGGCCGCTGGCGTCGTGCCGCCCTGGAACTGCCCGCCCACGACTTGCTCGACCGGATCTTCCACGAAGGGGAAGTGTTGACTCGCTACCGGGCTTGCGTCGGTGAGGCGGCCTACGGCGCCGTCGCCGCCAACCTCCAGGCGGTGCTGCAGCTGGCCCTGGACCAGGGCGGCGGCCGCTACCCGAGTCTCCCCCGTTTTCTCGACGCCCTGCGCGAACTGGCCGAGGCCGATCCAGAAGAGGCCCCGGACGAGGGCGAGCTGGACGAGGCCAACGGCACCGGCAACACCGGCACTGACGGCGGCCGGGTACGCCTGCTCACGGTGCACGCCGCCAAGGGCCTGGAAGCGCCCTTCGTCTGGCTGGTGGACGCCAACGCCCCTGGGGGCGGCCGCGCCAATTCCGCCGGCTGGGCGGTGGAATGGCCGCCGGAAGCCGAGGCCCCGGCCTGGCTGGCGGCCTGGCGCAGCGACGACCGCAAGCATTCGGCCCTGACCGCCTGGTTCGACCAGGAAAAGGCCCTGGCTGAGCGGGAGGCCCTCAACCTGCTCTACGTCGCCATCACCCGGGCCAAGCAGGGCTTCTTCGCCAGCGGCATCGTGCCCAAGCGGACGGTGAACGCGCCCACCCCCTACAGTCGCATCGAAGGTGCCCTACGCCGTCTCGGCGCCCTGGCGGAAGAGGCAGAGGCCGGGCAGGGGGCTGCCTACGGCGCCGCGCTGGACGGGGACTTCGCAACCCCATCCCCGGAACCCCGCGCCCCTATTGGCTCTCCGGGCAGCCCCCTTGAAGATGCCCGTCCTGCCTTGCTCTCCACGGTGCCCCTTCCTGCCGCCCCCATCGGTGAGCGGCGCGCCGAGCAGGGTGAGGCCGAGCGTTACGGCACGGCCCTGCATGCCGCCCTGGAGGCCCTCTCCGACGGCCTGCCCCTGCCCCAGTCGGCCGATCCGTTGTTGGCCCGGGCCTACGCCGCCGGGGCCAAGCTGTTTGCCCACCCGGATCTGGCCCCCTTCTTCGACCCGGCCCGCTACAAGCGCGCCTGGAACGAGCTGGAGATGGGCCTGCCCGACGGTTCGGTATTGCGCGCCGACCGGGTGGTGGAAACCAGCGATACGGTGTGGGTGGTGGATTACAAGTCAGGCACGGCGGATACGCCCCGGCTGGCCGATTACCGAGCCCAGGTGCGCGGCTACTGCTCTACCCTGGCAGCCCTGTTTCCCCTGCCGGTGCGCGGTGCCCTGATCTTTGCCGATGCAACGGTGGTGGAGGTCTGAGCGCCGCGGTGCGACGGGTGTGATTTTTCTGGCGTGCGTCAGCGTGGCGGGGGCAGAATTACTCTTCCCCAAAATGGGGTGATGCTCTACCATCCCGGCATCAAATTTTTAGCAACGGATGGCCCGGCGTTCGCAGCAGAAGCCGGCGAAATCCGATAAGGGGAAGACAATGCAAGTCCGGGAAATTCTGCGTATCAAGGGATCGGTGCTGTTCACCGCCATGCCCCAGCAGACCCTCGATGGCGCGGTGGAAGTGATGGCGGACCACGACGTGGGCTCCCTGGTGGTGATGGGCGGCGGCAAGATGGTGGGCATGCTCACCTTCCGCGAAGTGCTCAAGGCCGTGGCCAGCCGTGCCACCAACTACTGTGGCGGTGCCCTCGACCAGGTCAAGGTCGAAGAGGTGATGATCCGCAACCCGGCCTTCGCCACCCCGGACATGGACGTCAACGACCTGCGCCGCCTGATGATCGACCAGCACCAGCGCT
This window harbors:
- a CDS encoding CBS domain-containing protein, producing the protein MQVREILRIKGSVLFTAMPQQTLDGAVEVMADHDVGSLVVMGGGKMVGMLTFREVLKAVASRATNYCGGALDQVKVEEVMIRNPAFATPDMDVNDLRRLMIDQHQRYLPVMDGELLMGVVSFLDVAKSVLEEQSFENKMLKSYIKNWPEGESGPAA
- a CDS encoding UvrD-helicase domain-containing protein gives rise to the protein MTTDDLIRQALDPRRSVVVEACAGSGKTWLLASRILRLLLAGVAPSEILAITFTRKAAREIEERVRGWLRDMAVADDATLARFLAERAVPIPAADQQQAQADALLSRARGLYEAVLAAEPGLSVHTFHGWFLQLAASAPLTAGCAGVSLADAPARLLAEVWEAFAEEQGAAPDTPVAQAFLRLLAEQGGEGAYALMADLAGRRAEWMTLVGEDEDESLAEGDPDGGAPLAAERALTALLPALNLDQPPAPDDAYAALFAPGWNLEWQALLGALEAGTAKEQDQAAVLRQALEECDPARRFELLCAMSLTKEGAPLARKPSAASAKRLGSEAAAEAFVARHYRLCEDLLACRARLANAACYAFNSDVALVGAAFLDALERHKAARGVIDFVDAEWRVAKLLADDTQAAFLQARLDARYRHILLDEFQDTNPLQWAILRGWLAAYPEGEVAPQVFLVGDPKQSIYRFRRAEPRLFAAAADFLEQHFHAVRLAQDRTRRNAPAIIAGVNALFAAEPLFTPFRDQESLAGALPGRIELLPLVADEAAEAEGGEQGGEGVGSAANATAGAPPLRDPLRQPEELVEDSRREREARLLAATIAQAAGRWAVYPQGAGGPVRSARYGDFLILSRTRRGFAPVEAALRAAGIPYVAASRGGLLGTLEARDLAALIAFLVLPADDLALAQVLRSPLFDFSDADLLAVSRTGGGPWWLRLKRLVQGEAGDVPGDAGRDGREESAPADAAALPRRRRAVVLLGRWRRAALELPAHDLLDRIFHEGEVLTRYRACVGEAAYGAVAANLQAVLQLALDQGGGRYPSLPRFLDALRELAEADPEEAPDEGELDEANGTGNTGTDGGRVRLLTVHAAKGLEAPFVWLVDANAPGGGRANSAGWAVEWPPEAEAPAWLAAWRSDDRKHSALTAWFDQEKALAEREALNLLYVAITRAKQGFFASGIVPKRTVNAPTPYSRIEGALRRLGALAEEAEAGQGAAYGAALDGDFATPSPEPRAPIGSPGSPLEDARPALLSTVPLPAAPIGERRAEQGEAERYGTALHAALEALSDGLPLPQSADPLLARAYAAGAKLFAHPDLAPFFDPARYKRAWNELEMGLPDGSVLRADRVVETSDTVWVVDYKSGTADTPRLADYRAQVRGYCSTLAALFPLPVRGALIFADATVVEV